In a genomic window of Streptomyces sp. SJL17-4:
- a CDS encoding cation diffusion facilitator family transporter encodes MGAGHDHGHSHGGPAPTGTAGAAYKNRLRVALGITLSVMVIEIIGGVLSDSLALIADAAHMATDAVGLAMALLAIHFANRPPSGNRTFGFARAEILAALANCLLLLGVGGYVLYEAIQRFFEPAETKGGLAIAVAAVGLVANVISLSLLMRGQKDSLNVRGAYLEVLADALGSVTVIVAAGIILVTGWQYADPIASILIGLMIVPRTVKLLRETLDVLLEAAPKGVDMMEVRAHILALPGVEDVHDLHAWTITSGMPVLSAHVVVDQDALDSVGHEKMLHSLQGCLGSHFDVEHCTFQLEPAGHAEHEAKLCL; translated from the coding sequence ATGGGGGCTGGACACGACCACGGGCACAGTCACGGCGGCCCTGCGCCGACGGGTACGGCCGGGGCCGCGTACAAGAACCGGCTGCGCGTCGCGCTCGGCATCACACTCTCCGTGATGGTGATCGAAATCATCGGCGGCGTGCTCTCCGACTCGCTCGCGCTGATCGCCGACGCGGCGCACATGGCGACCGACGCGGTCGGCCTCGCGATGGCGCTGCTCGCGATCCACTTCGCCAACCGGCCCCCGTCGGGGAACCGCACCTTCGGGTTCGCGCGGGCCGAGATCCTCGCGGCGCTCGCCAACTGTCTTCTGCTCCTCGGCGTCGGCGGCTACGTGCTGTACGAGGCGATCCAGCGGTTCTTCGAGCCGGCCGAGACCAAGGGCGGTCTGGCGATCGCGGTCGCGGCGGTCGGCCTGGTCGCCAACGTGATCTCGCTGTCGCTGCTCATGCGGGGCCAGAAGGACAGCCTCAATGTGCGCGGGGCGTATCTGGAGGTGCTCGCGGACGCGCTGGGGTCGGTCACGGTGATCGTCGCGGCCGGCATCATCCTGGTCACGGGCTGGCAGTACGCCGACCCGATCGCCTCCATCCTGATCGGTCTGATGATCGTCCCCCGTACGGTCAAGCTGCTGCGCGAGACGCTGGACGTCCTCCTGGAGGCGGCCCCCAAGGGCGTCGACATGATGGAGGTACGGGCCCACATCCTGGCCCTGCCGGGCGTCGAGGACGTCCACGACCTGCACGCCTGGACGATCACCTCGGGGATGCCGGTGCTCTCGGCGCACGTGGTCGTGGACCAGGACGCGCTCGACTCGGTCGGTCACGAGAAGATGCTGCACTCCCTCCAGGGATGCCTGGGCTCGCACTTCGACGTGGAGCACTGCACCTTCCAGCTGGAGCCCGCCGGCCACGCGGAGCACGAGGCCAAGCTGTGCCTGTGA
- the idi gene encoding isopentenyl-diphosphate Delta-isomerase codes for MPTTPATAAQISPETPEIMSNGVQPSEAPAPIMLELVDEDGTTIGTAEKLAAHQAPGLLHRAFSVFLFDEAGRLLLQRRALGKYHSPGVWSNTCCGHPYPGEAPFAAAARRTFEELGVSPTLLAEAGTVRYNHPDPASGLVEQEFNHLFVGLVQAAPRPDPEEIEDTVFVTAAELAERHAAAPFSAWFMTVLDAARPAVRELTGPSGGW; via the coding sequence ATGCCGACCACACCAGCCACCGCGGCTCAGATCTCGCCGGAGACGCCGGAGATCATGTCGAACGGTGTCCAGCCGTCCGAAGCCCCGGCGCCGATCATGCTCGAACTGGTCGACGAGGACGGGACGACCATCGGCACGGCGGAGAAGCTCGCCGCCCACCAGGCGCCCGGGCTGCTGCACCGCGCCTTCTCCGTCTTCCTGTTCGACGAGGCGGGCCGGCTGCTGCTCCAGCGCCGGGCGCTCGGCAAGTACCACTCCCCCGGTGTCTGGTCGAACACCTGCTGCGGCCACCCCTACCCGGGCGAGGCGCCGTTCGCCGCCGCCGCCCGGCGGACCTTCGAGGAGCTCGGCGTCTCGCCCACGCTGCTCGCGGAGGCCGGCACCGTCCGCTACAACCACCCGGACCCGGCCTCCGGCCTGGTGGAGCAGGAGTTCAACCACCTCTTCGTCGGTCTGGTGCAGGCCGCGCCGCGGCCGGACCCGGAGGAGATCGAGGACACCGTCTTCGTGACCGCCGCCGAGCTGGCCGAGCGCCACGCCGCCGCGCCCTTCTCCGCCTGGTTCATGACGGTGCTCGACGCGGCGCGTCCGGCGGTCAGGGAACTGACGGGTCCGTCCGGGGGCTGGTGA
- a CDS encoding DJ-1/PfpI family protein produces the protein MQIAVLLFDRLTTLDAIGAYELLGRLPGAETVFVAKETGPVRGDQGSLALVADKPLADVPRPDIVLVPGGPGSREAMDDPEIRAWLRTADETSTWTTSVCTGSLILAAAGLLDGRRATTHWLAYEELRALGVEPTGERVVFDGKYVTAAGVSSGIDMALHLLGRIAGDEAAQTIQLLTEYDPQPPYDAGSPDKAPAHIVAKWRGEAVAVQEG, from the coding sequence ATGCAGATCGCCGTCCTCCTCTTCGACCGCCTCACCACGCTCGACGCCATCGGCGCGTACGAGCTCCTCGGCCGTCTTCCCGGAGCCGAGACCGTCTTCGTGGCCAAGGAGACGGGACCGGTCAGGGGCGATCAGGGCAGCCTGGCCCTCGTCGCCGACAAGCCCCTCGCTGACGTCCCGCGCCCGGACATCGTCCTGGTGCCCGGCGGGCCCGGCTCCCGGGAGGCCATGGACGACCCGGAGATCCGGGCCTGGCTCCGCACCGCCGACGAGACCAGCACCTGGACCACCTCCGTCTGCACCGGCTCCCTGATCCTGGCCGCCGCCGGACTCCTCGACGGCCGCCGCGCCACCACCCACTGGCTCGCCTACGAGGAGCTCAGGGCGCTGGGCGTCGAACCCACCGGCGAGCGGGTCGTCTTCGACGGCAAGTACGTCACCGCCGCCGGGGTCTCCTCGGGCATCGACATGGCGCTCCACCTGCTCGGCCGGATCGCCGGGGACGAGGCCGCGCAGACGATCCAGCTGCTCACCGAGTACGACCCGCAGCCGCCGTACGACGCGGGCTCGCCCGACAAGGCCCCGGCGCACATCGTCGCCAAGTGGCGCGGCGAGGCCGTCGCCGTACAGGAGGGCTAG
- a CDS encoding alpha/beta hydrolase domain-containing protein, with protein MPALPAAGAQAVPRHPQVLVAPHDDADPAQGGTEDRLGSPTTTSLGSFGGIRYVQYDGVFEGRTSTGRFRVPYRISAPAEPRRSNGTVLVEPPHFVVGLGTLNVYLGRDFLFRRGFVHAGVGWSTLGNRILDPSVPGTFIEGGIEEDGARVDDEIITDFAKALSSGGRPMVGKVSRKYVTGFSDSSYPILRLVHSGAAAGVFDLALPITTEGFDPQADLAAGRFDGKIVIVNSEADDSTNLTDRGVALNRYRFYVVAGSPHIPDPLDAPLDLPFPVRQTTPASFVPALRAHFLQGHDWVRKGSPPATSTQLRTQNGTVVRDAIGNAITEDRTGRRVPRLPFVELGEARYISGFVGGYDNVRTVQQLGFSSHEAYAKAFAAEVRDYQKARYILPEDAADMRRRAQLCPPLTFTETYRDHYTEFVAIQPCTAAAR; from the coding sequence ATGCCAGCCCTGCCGGCAGCAGGCGCCCAGGCCGTCCCCCGTCACCCCCAGGTCCTCGTGGCGCCCCACGACGACGCAGACCCCGCGCAGGGCGGGACCGAAGACCGGCTCGGCAGTCCGACGACCACGTCCCTCGGGTCGTTCGGCGGCATCCGATACGTCCAGTACGACGGCGTGTTCGAAGGCCGGACGTCCACCGGCCGGTTCCGAGTGCCCTACCGGATCAGTGCCCCGGCCGAACCGCGCCGCTCCAACGGCACGGTGCTCGTGGAGCCGCCGCACTTCGTGGTGGGCCTCGGCACGCTCAACGTCTACCTCGGCAGGGATTTCCTGTTCCGCCGCGGCTTCGTACACGCCGGCGTCGGCTGGAGCACGCTCGGCAACCGCATCCTCGACCCCTCCGTCCCCGGCACGTTCATCGAGGGAGGAATCGAGGAGGACGGAGCTAGAGTCGACGACGAGATCATCACCGACTTCGCCAAAGCGCTCTCCTCCGGCGGCCGCCCGATGGTCGGGAAAGTGTCCCGGAAGTACGTCACGGGCTTCTCCGACAGCTCGTACCCCATCCTCCGCCTCGTCCACTCAGGCGCCGCCGCGGGCGTGTTCGACCTGGCCCTGCCGATCACCACAGAGGGCTTCGACCCGCAGGCCGACCTGGCGGCCGGCCGCTTCGACGGCAAGATCGTCATCGTGAATTCGGAAGCTGATGACTCCACGAACCTGACCGACCGAGGCGTCGCTCTGAATCGCTACCGCTTCTACGTCGTCGCGGGCAGTCCGCACATCCCGGATCCGCTGGACGCGCCGCTGGACCTGCCGTTCCCGGTGAGGCAGACGACACCGGCTTCGTTCGTACCCGCGCTGCGCGCGCATTTCCTGCAGGGGCATGACTGGGTCCGCAAGGGATCTCCGCCGGCGACGAGTACGCAGCTGCGTACTCAGAACGGCACCGTCGTCCGCGACGCCATCGGCAACGCGATCACCGAGGACCGCACCGGCCGACGGGTGCCCCGGCTGCCATTCGTCGAACTCGGCGAGGCGCGCTACATCTCCGGCTTCGTCGGCGGCTACGACAACGTGCGCACCGTGCAGCAACTCGGCTTCAGCTCCCACGAGGCCTACGCCAAGGCCTTCGCCGCCGAAGTCCGCGACTACCAGAAGGCCCGCTACATCCTGCCCGAGGACGCCGCCGACATGCGCCGGCGGGCACAGCTGTGCCCGCCGCTGACGTTCACCGAGACCTACCGCGACCATTACACCGAATTCGTCGCGATCCAGCCCTGCACGGCCGCGGCCCGCTGA
- a CDS encoding ATP-binding protein codes for MENHGGGPARQPSYEGVWRFTAAAVDVSVPQARHAVRDLLVRQGVPVHEEIMDGLLLIVSELVTNAVRHAALLSPEIAVEVAIGPEWIRVSVEDNHPYRPKALEADYGQTGGRGLLLVREIAQQSGGACDVEHTASGGKIIWAALPLAPMAPGPGAAIHQPVVTSPRTDPSVP; via the coding sequence GTGGAGAACCACGGAGGTGGCCCCGCCCGGCAACCGTCCTACGAAGGAGTCTGGCGCTTCACCGCTGCCGCGGTCGACGTCTCCGTACCGCAGGCCCGGCACGCCGTACGCGACCTGCTGGTCCGCCAGGGCGTCCCCGTCCATGAGGAGATCATGGACGGCCTGCTGCTGATCGTCTCCGAGCTGGTCACCAACGCCGTGCGGCACGCGGCGCTGCTGTCCCCGGAGATAGCGGTGGAGGTGGCCATCGGGCCCGAGTGGATCCGGGTGTCCGTCGAGGACAATCACCCTTACCGCCCCAAGGCCCTTGAGGCGGACTACGGGCAGACGGGCGGCCGCGGACTGCTTCTGGTCCGCGAGATCGCGCAGCAGTCGGGCGGTGCGTGCGACGTCGAGCACACCGCGAGCGGCGGCAAGATCATCTGGGCGGCGCTGCCCCTGGCCCCGATGGCACCGGGGCCGGGAGCGGCGATCCACCAGCCGGTCGTCACCAGCCCCCGGACGGACCCGTCAGTTCCCTGA
- a CDS encoding bifunctional class I SAM-dependent methyltransferase/N-acetyltransferase has protein sequence MSDNALHDSFFALHHGLPRQGPGSDATTRRLLALTGPLPERPRVLDLGCGPGRSALLLAAEAGAEVTAVDTHEPFLAELRQSAADRGLDGSIHTLRADMGALPFPDGSFDLVWAESSVFVLGFDRAVTEWRRLLAPGGTLVLTECVWTTAEPGPGARAFWEEHYPLRTVTGNAAAAVAAGYHVLGTVPQPESDWDEYYGPLAAHAEAADTTVPGMAEAVAGARAEITLRREHGSDYGYAGFVLRPADPRWRTRPEAAGEASAVRPLVAAAFGSEAEAELVDALRRDPDAWLPGLSYVAEAPDGSIAAHALITRCLVDGAPAAALAPVAVAPAYQRTGAGKAVVRAVLDAARLRGEPLVLVLGHPEYYPKFGFVRASEYGIKPGFEVPDEAMMALVLDDSVPVPPGTIAYPAAFGV, from the coding sequence TTGTCCGACAACGCTCTGCACGATTCCTTCTTCGCCCTGCACCACGGTCTTCCGCGGCAGGGCCCCGGCTCCGACGCCACCACGCGTCGGCTCCTCGCGCTCACCGGGCCGCTGCCCGAGCGTCCGCGCGTGCTCGACCTGGGCTGCGGCCCGGGCCGTTCCGCGCTGCTCCTGGCGGCCGAGGCGGGCGCCGAGGTGACCGCCGTCGACACCCACGAACCGTTCCTCGCGGAACTGCGGCAGTCCGCCGCCGACCGCGGGCTCGACGGCTCGATCCACACCCTCCGCGCCGACATGGGCGCGCTGCCGTTCCCGGACGGCTCCTTCGACCTGGTCTGGGCCGAGAGCTCGGTCTTCGTCCTCGGCTTCGACCGGGCGGTCACCGAGTGGCGCAGGCTGCTGGCACCCGGAGGCACCCTGGTGCTCACCGAGTGCGTCTGGACCACCGCGGAGCCGGGCCCCGGGGCCCGCGCCTTCTGGGAGGAGCACTACCCGCTCCGTACCGTCACCGGGAACGCCGCGGCGGCCGTCGCGGCCGGCTACCACGTCCTCGGAACCGTCCCGCAGCCCGAGAGCGACTGGGACGAGTACTACGGTCCGCTCGCCGCGCACGCCGAGGCGGCGGACACCACGGTCCCCGGCATGGCCGAGGCGGTCGCCGGGGCCCGCGCCGAGATCACCCTGCGCCGCGAGCACGGCTCCGACTACGGGTACGCGGGATTCGTCCTGCGGCCGGCGGATCCGCGCTGGCGCACCCGTCCGGAGGCCGCCGGGGAGGCCTCGGCGGTCCGGCCGCTCGTGGCCGCCGCCTTCGGGTCGGAGGCGGAGGCCGAGCTGGTCGACGCGCTGCGGCGGGACCCCGACGCCTGGCTCCCGGGCCTGTCGTACGTGGCCGAGGCCCCGGACGGCTCGATCGCGGCGCACGCCCTGATCACCCGCTGCCTGGTGGACGGCGCCCCCGCGGCGGCGCTCGCTCCGGTCGCGGTGGCGCCCGCGTACCAGCGGACGGGGGCCGGAAAGGCCGTCGTCCGTGCGGTGCTCGACGCGGCGCGGCTGCGGGGTGAGCCGCTCGTGCTCGTCCTGGGGCACCCGGAGTACTACCCGAAGTTCGGGTTCGTACGGGCGTCCGAGTATGGAATCAAGCCAGGTTTCGAGGTTCCGGACGAGGCCATGATGGCGCTCGTCCTGGACGACTCCGTACCCGTACCGCCCGGCACGATCGCCTATCCGGCGGCTTTCGGGGTCTAG
- a CDS encoding DUF308 domain-containing protein produces the protein MAEDVHEPHEEPDPVRAMAREGKRLNRSFSWLAVLGTLLVIGGVVGLIYTGLATLTSMLLFGWLLLIGGVVGLLQAIQSRGTSYFWLAVVVAALNIAAGVVVIRHPEGSAEALTMFAALLFLTGGVFRLVGSVVVRGPQFGWTLLQGAFGLLLGLLVLFDWPDSSRYVLGVFFSLALLFDGLGLIAIGVGGRRIVSMVTPTPVSSTPLEQSESAPDQSNN, from the coding sequence ATGGCCGAGGACGTCCACGAGCCGCACGAGGAACCGGACCCGGTCCGCGCGATGGCACGCGAGGGGAAACGGCTCAACCGGAGCTTCAGCTGGCTGGCCGTGCTCGGCACCCTGCTCGTGATCGGCGGCGTCGTCGGCCTGATCTACACAGGCCTTGCCACCCTGACGTCGATGCTGCTCTTCGGCTGGCTGCTCCTGATCGGCGGAGTCGTCGGGCTGCTCCAGGCGATCCAGTCGCGCGGCACCAGCTACTTCTGGCTCGCCGTGGTGGTGGCCGCCCTGAACATCGCGGCCGGTGTCGTGGTGATCCGTCACCCGGAGGGCTCGGCCGAGGCGCTGACGATGTTCGCCGCCCTGCTCTTCCTCACCGGCGGTGTCTTCAGGCTGGTCGGCAGCGTGGTGGTGCGCGGGCCGCAGTTCGGCTGGACCCTGCTCCAGGGCGCCTTCGGCCTGCTGCTCGGCCTGCTCGTCCTGTTCGACTGGCCGGACAGCAGCCGGTACGTGCTCGGGGTCTTCTTCTCGCTCGCGTTGCTCTTCGACGGCCTCGGTCTGATCGCGATCGGAGTGGGCGGGCGACGGATCGTCAGTATGGTGACGCCGACGCCCGTGTCCAGCACGCCCTTGGAGCAGTCAGAAAGTGCGCCCGATCAGTCGAACAACTGA
- a CDS encoding iron-containing alcohol dehydrogenase family protein → MPVLTRLIPSPVVVDIRRGALDDLSALLADQRISSNGKIAVAISSGSGLKLRDHFAPELPGADWYPVSGGTIDEAVKLADAMRGKRYDAVVALGGGKIIDVTKYAAARVGLPLVAIATNLSHDGICSPISTLDNDNGRGSYGVPTPIALLIDLDVIRDAPVRFVRSGIGDAISNLSAIADWELSHEVTGEPVDGLAAAMARSAGEAVLRHPGGVGDDDFLVTLSEGLVMSGIAMSISGDSRPSSGACHEISHAFDLLFPTRAASHGEQCGLGAAFAMHLRGAHDGSGQMVETLRRHGLPVTPEEMGFTVDEFVQAVSFAPQTRPGRFTILEHLDLSDDQIRDAYADYAKAIGS, encoded by the coding sequence GTGCCAGTACTGACCCGACTGATCCCCTCACCGGTCGTCGTCGACATCCGCAGGGGAGCGCTGGACGACCTGTCCGCGCTCCTCGCGGACCAGCGGATCTCCAGCAACGGCAAGATCGCCGTCGCGATCAGCAGCGGCTCGGGCCTGAAGCTGCGTGACCACTTCGCGCCCGAGCTGCCCGGCGCCGACTGGTACCCGGTCTCCGGTGGCACCATCGACGAGGCCGTGAAGCTCGCCGACGCCATGCGCGGCAAGCGGTACGACGCCGTGGTCGCCCTCGGCGGCGGCAAGATCATCGACGTGACGAAGTACGCGGCGGCCCGGGTCGGGCTGCCGCTGGTGGCCATCGCCACCAATCTCTCGCACGACGGGATCTGCTCCCCGATCTCGACCCTGGACAACGACAACGGCCGGGGTTCGTACGGTGTGCCCACCCCGATCGCCCTGCTCATCGACCTGGACGTGATCAGGGACGCGCCGGTCCGCTTCGTGCGCTCCGGCATCGGCGACGCGATCTCCAACCTCTCCGCCATCGCCGACTGGGAGCTCTCCCACGAGGTGACCGGCGAGCCCGTCGACGGCCTCGCGGCCGCCATGGCCCGCAGCGCCGGAGAGGCCGTGCTCCGCCACCCCGGCGGCGTCGGCGACGACGACTTCCTCGTCACCCTCTCCGAGGGCCTGGTGATGTCCGGCATCGCGATGTCGATCAGCGGGGACAGCCGCCCCTCCTCGGGCGCCTGCCACGAGATCAGCCACGCGTTCGACCTGCTCTTCCCGACCCGCGCCGCCAGCCACGGCGAGCAGTGCGGACTCGGCGCGGCCTTCGCCATGCACCTGCGCGGAGCCCACGACGGCTCCGGTCAGATGGTCGAGACACTGCGCCGGCACGGCCTCCCCGTCACGCCGGAGGAGATGGGCTTCACCGTGGACGAGTTCGTCCAGGCGGTGTCCTTCGCCCCGCAGACCCGGCCGGGCCGCTTCACCATCCTCGAACACCTCGACCTGTCCGACGACCAGATCAGGGACGCGTACGCCGACTATGCCAAAGCCATCGGTAGCTGA
- a CDS encoding GlxA family transcriptional regulator: MTQRPVLVVLFDGVQSLDVTGPYEVFAGAGRASGDPDTYTIRTASLDGGPVRTHSGLRLLPDTTLAEAVADGAPHTLVVPGGEGTREPDPALIGWLRTHAPAAGRLVSVCTGALLLAEAGLLDGHRATTHWAACDHLARCHPEVDVDPDPIFVRDGRLATSAGVTAGIDLALALVEEDLGRDVALTVARHLVVFLRRPGNQAQFSVQLAAQTARREPLRDLQQWITEHPEGDLSVEALAARARLSPRHFARAFQAETGTTPGRYVDRVRLEHARRLLEETSRGVEEVARASGYGTPEAMRRAFTKTLGTAPADYRRRFHAPVT; this comes from the coding sequence ATGACGCAGCGACCCGTACTCGTCGTCCTCTTCGACGGCGTGCAGAGCCTCGACGTCACCGGCCCCTACGAGGTGTTCGCCGGTGCCGGCCGCGCCTCCGGCGACCCGGACACGTACACGATCCGCACCGCGTCGCTCGACGGCGGACCGGTCCGCACCCACAGCGGGCTCCGGCTGCTCCCCGACACCACCCTCGCCGAGGCGGTCGCCGACGGCGCACCGCACACCCTCGTCGTCCCCGGCGGGGAGGGCACCCGGGAACCCGATCCGGCCCTGATCGGCTGGCTGCGCACCCACGCCCCGGCCGCCGGGCGTCTGGTCTCCGTCTGCACGGGGGCGCTGCTCCTCGCCGAGGCGGGGCTCCTCGACGGACACCGGGCGACGACCCACTGGGCCGCCTGCGACCACCTCGCCCGGTGCCACCCCGAGGTCGACGTCGACCCGGACCCCATCTTCGTCCGGGACGGACGGCTCGCCACCTCCGCCGGAGTCACGGCCGGCATCGACCTGGCCCTCGCCCTCGTGGAGGAGGACCTGGGCCGGGACGTCGCCCTCACCGTCGCCCGTCACCTGGTCGTCTTTCTGCGCCGTCCCGGCAACCAGGCCCAGTTCAGCGTCCAGCTCGCCGCCCAGACCGCCCGCCGGGAGCCGCTGCGCGACCTCCAGCAGTGGATCACCGAGCACCCCGAGGGCGACCTCTCGGTGGAGGCCCTCGCCGCCCGTGCCCGGCTCTCGCCCCGCCACTTCGCCCGCGCCTTCCAGGCGGAGACGGGGACGACCCCCGGCCGCTACGTCGACCGGGTACGCCTCGAACACGCCCGTCGCCTCCTGGAGGAGACCTCCCGCGGCGTCGAGGAGGTCGCCCGCGCCTCGGGCTACGGCACCCCCGAGGCCATGCGCCGCGCCTTCACCAAGACCCTCGGCACCGCGCCCGCCGACTACCGCCGCCGCTTCCACGCACCCGTCACCTGA
- a CDS encoding phosphocholine cytidylyltransferase family protein yields the protein MIGLVLAAGAGRRLRPYTDTLPKALVPVDGDTTILDLTLKNFAEIGLTEVAIVVGYRKEAVYDRKEALEAKYGLTLTLVDNDKAEEWNNAYSLWCAREVLKRGVILANGDTVHPVSVEKTLLAARGDGKKIILALDTVKNLADEEMKVITAEGKGVQRITKLMDPATATGEYIGVTLIEAEAAEELADALKATFERDPDLYYEDGYQELVNRGFTVDVEPIGDVKWVEIDNHDDLAKGREIACQY from the coding sequence ATGATCGGTCTCGTTCTGGCAGCCGGTGCCGGACGGCGTCTGCGCCCCTACACCGACACGCTTCCGAAGGCCCTCGTGCCCGTGGACGGTGACACCACCATCCTCGACCTCACGCTGAAGAACTTCGCCGAGATCGGCCTCACCGAGGTCGCGATCGTCGTCGGCTACCGCAAGGAGGCCGTCTACGACCGCAAGGAGGCCCTGGAGGCGAAGTACGGCCTCACGCTCACCCTCGTCGACAACGACAAGGCCGAGGAGTGGAACAACGCCTACTCCCTGTGGTGCGCCCGTGAGGTCCTCAAGCGCGGTGTGATCCTCGCCAACGGCGACACCGTCCACCCGGTCTCCGTCGAGAAGACCCTGCTCGCCGCCCGCGGCGACGGCAAGAAGATCATCCTCGCCCTCGACACGGTGAAGAACCTCGCCGACGAGGAGATGAAGGTCATCACCGCCGAGGGCAAGGGCGTCCAGCGCATCACCAAGCTGATGGACCCGGCCACCGCCACCGGCGAGTACATCGGTGTCACCCTCATCGAGGCCGAGGCCGCCGAGGAGCTCGCCGACGCCCTCAAGGCCACCTTCGAGCGCGACCCCGACCTGTACTACGAGGACGGCTACCAGGAGCTGGTCAACCGCGGCTTCACCGTCGACGTCGAGCCCATCGGTGACGTCAAGTGGGTCGAGATCGACAACCACGACGACCTCGCGAAGGGCCGTGAGATCGCGTGCCAGTACTGA
- a CDS encoding DUF5941 domain-containing protein, producing the protein MSTAILTGPPAPGSSLDGDLRSLGFDVKAAAGPAETGALLAAVPAGERVALVDPRFVGHVHALRLALTDPRFPAAAAPGALTVQNGARPALARALTAAGADGTDGEDLTGTLADALDADGVAVHRPQLGTLVATVPTDAEARHEARAAVDAVDDEAVRLRSAVKAHDGFFTTFFISPYSRYIARWCARRGLTPNQVTTASLLTALIAAGCAATGERGGYIAAGVLLLVSFVLDCTDGQLARYALKYSTMGAWLDATFDRAKEYAFYAGLALGAARNGDDVWALALGAMILMTCRHVVDFSFNEANHDATANTSPTAALSDRLDSLGWTVWARRMIILPIGERWAMIAVLTAVTSPRIVFWALIIGCAFGACYTTAGRVLRSLTRKAKRTDRAAQALADLADSGPLAALTNRILGRTGILMLPPLVLAVIATGAMLAAALSRPFGSDQTVVAAVFYVVFAGAAVARPLKGALDWLLPPLFRAAEYGTILILAARSEVNGALPAAYGLVAAVAYHHYDTVYRIRGGTGAPSTWLVRTIGGHEGRTLLVTVLAALLASRGNDFTLALTALAVTIALVVLVESIRFWVSSAAPAVHDEGETA; encoded by the coding sequence CTGTCGACCGCCATCCTCACCGGCCCGCCGGCACCCGGATCCTCGCTCGACGGAGATCTGCGGTCGCTCGGCTTCGACGTCAAGGCCGCCGCCGGACCCGCTGAGACCGGCGCCCTGCTCGCCGCCGTCCCCGCGGGCGAGCGCGTCGCGCTCGTCGACCCCCGGTTCGTCGGCCACGTGCACGCGCTGCGCCTCGCCCTCACCGACCCCCGGTTCCCCGCGGCCGCCGCACCCGGCGCGCTCACCGTGCAGAACGGGGCCCGCCCCGCGCTCGCCCGCGCCCTGACCGCCGCCGGGGCCGACGGCACCGACGGCGAGGACCTCACCGGGACGCTCGCCGACGCCCTCGACGCCGACGGCGTCGCCGTGCACCGGCCCCAGCTCGGCACCCTCGTCGCCACCGTGCCCACCGACGCCGAGGCCCGCCACGAGGCCCGCGCCGCCGTGGACGCCGTCGACGACGAGGCCGTCCGCCTCCGCTCCGCCGTGAAGGCCCACGACGGCTTCTTCACCACCTTCTTCATCAGCCCGTACTCGCGCTACATCGCCCGCTGGTGCGCGCGCCGCGGCCTGACCCCCAACCAGGTCACCACCGCCTCGCTGCTCACCGCCCTGATCGCGGCCGGCTGCGCGGCGACCGGCGAGCGCGGCGGCTACATCGCCGCAGGCGTCCTGCTCCTCGTCTCCTTCGTCCTCGACTGCACCGACGGGCAGCTCGCCCGGTACGCGCTGAAGTACTCGACGATGGGCGCCTGGCTCGACGCCACCTTCGACCGCGCCAAGGAGTACGCCTTCTACGCCGGCCTCGCCCTCGGCGCGGCCCGCAACGGCGACGACGTCTGGGCCCTCGCGCTCGGCGCGATGATCCTCATGACCTGCCGGCACGTCGTGGACTTCTCGTTCAACGAGGCCAACCACGACGCGACCGCCAACACCAGCCCCACCGCGGCGCTCTCCGACCGGCTCGACAGCCTCGGCTGGACCGTCTGGGCCCGCCGGATGATCATCCTGCCGATCGGCGAGCGCTGGGCCATGATCGCGGTCCTCACCGCCGTCACCAGCCCGCGGATCGTCTTCTGGGCCCTGATCATCGGCTGCGCCTTCGGCGCCTGCTACACCACGGCCGGCCGCGTGCTGCGCTCCCTGACCCGCAAGGCGAAGCGCACCGACCGGGCCGCCCAGGCCCTGGCGGACCTCGCGGACTCCGGGCCGCTCGCCGCGCTCACGAACCGGATCCTCGGCCGCACCGGCATCCTGATGCTTCCGCCGCTGGTCCTCGCGGTGATCGCCACGGGCGCGATGCTCGCCGCGGCCCTGAGCCGCCCCTTCGGGTCCGACCAGACCGTCGTCGCCGCCGTCTTCTACGTGGTGTTCGCCGGCGCGGCCGTCGCCCGCCCCCTCAAGGGCGCCCTCGACTGGCTGCTCCCGCCGCTCTTCCGGGCCGCCGAGTACGGCACGATCCTGATCCTCGCGGCCCGCTCCGAGGTGAACGGGGCATTGCCCGCGGCCTACGGACTGGTGGCCGCCGTCGCCTACCATCACTACGACACGGTGTACCGCATCCGCGGCGGCACCGGCGCGCCGTCCACGTGGCTGGTGCGCACGATCGGCGGTCACGAGGGCCGCACGTTGCTGGTGACCGTCCTCGCCGCCCTGCTGGCGAGCCGTGGCAACGACTTCACCCTGGCGCTCACCGCCCTGGCGGTCACCATCGCGCTTGTGGTGCTCGTGGAGTCCATCCGTTTCTGGGTGTCCTCCGCAGCACCCGCCGTACATGACGAAGGAGAAACAGCATGA